A genomic region of Nitrospirota bacterium contains the following coding sequences:
- a CDS encoding SEC-C metal-binding domain-containing protein, whose translation MDPCPCGSNVDYGSCCGPLISGEQRAATAEQLMRSRYSAYV comes from the coding sequence ATGGATCCTTGCCCCTGCGGTTCAAACGTTGATTACGGCTCCTGCTGCGGCCCCCTTATCTCGGGCGAGCAACGGGCGGCGACAGCCGAGCAGCTCATGCGCTCGCGGTACAGCGCCTACGT